AGATATTCTTTAAATGTTAGAATTATGAATAGTTGTAAACCCCTCAGAACCCATCTTCTTAAAAGTTTCCAGTAATGGTGATCAGATGTTTAGTCTCTTAAATCTTTTGTATCTATTTATCTTTGTTCTAAAGATAGTAACATAGTATATATTTTCCCTTTTTATTCTTTTCAGTGACTCTGATATGGAGGGTCGTGCTCATAAAAAAAAGGGTAAGGTTCATGGATCGAGCAGGTAATGTCTACTTACTTCGTTTTAAGTAATGATGATCGGATGCTTAGTCTCTTAAATCCtctatttatcttgaatcaattatCTTTAGACATTTCACAGTTTAATTTGTTCTTTGCAGAGTGGATCATGGGATTGCtggtattgataaaaaaaaattcggcAAACAAAATACTAGCCCCCCTCAAACGTATTTATCTTCTTTCTTTCAGCTAGAGAGATATTCTTAAATATATTAGAGTTATAAATAGTTGTAAACCCCTCAGAACCCATCTTCTTACAAGTTTTAAGTAATGATGATCGGATGTTTAGTCTCTTACATCTTTTATATCTATTCATATTTGTTCCTCAGATAGTAATATCTATATATTCTGCTTTTTTATTCTTTTCAACAGTCGTGCTGATAAACAAAAAGGAAAGTCTCATGAATTAGGCACCAAAGTAAGAAGTATCGGTTTTGATTATTCTTATGAGTTTGATCATGATGCATATAGGTAATATTTACTTACTTCGTTTTAAGTAATGTTGATCGGATGCTTAGTCTGTTAAGTCCATTATTTATCTTGAATAAATTATCTTTAGGTATTTCACAGTTTGTGATATATTGCGTTTAATTTGTTTTATTCAGAATGGATGAGAGTGGTAATATTGTTCCTCGTCAAACGTTTGAAGAGAATTGGACGATTGGTAAATACGTTACAGATATGCATGGGTATGAAATTCCGGATGATCATTTTATGAGTGAAGATGAGGTATCTGATGATGGTGATGTAGCATGTATGACTAATCAGCTGTCCCGTGCTAAGATTGGAAAATCACATGTCACAGAATGCATTTCCCTACCTCCTCATGACCCTGAAGATGTGTTCCTGCTAACTTTTGATGGACATCGTAAAAAGGAAGTCAATGGTGGTTATGGGGCACTCTTGCGTTGTGCTAATGGTCAGCCTGTTGTCGCTGTTGCTGGAGGTTCCAGACGAAGTATTTCAGCTTTTTATCATACTTTAGAGGGGTTCCTAGCTGGTTTGGAACTTGCTGTCCTTGCAAACGTTCCGGCAGTCTTCTGCGCTTGTAATTCTCATAGGGTTTTCAACACTCTTTCGGAGTGTTTTATCTTCAACAGCGAAGGTGGATGTCGCCGTCATcctgaagattcatttgatttgGTTTGCCAACCTTGTCTGAATAGGAATCTGACCATTGAGGAACGAGTTGATGAAGGTCTTTTTTATGAAATCGTGCAGAAGATAGTGGAGACGGGACAACAATACTATCGCGACTGTGGTATACTGAAGGCATATATGAAAGAATTGAATAGACCTGCCGACTTTCTTGCCAAGCTGGTGCCTACCCCTGGGGAGGAATGGAAGCTTAAACCAGAACAATTCCCTGCTGCTTTGATGGCTCTTGTTAATCAGCATGGAGGGGGAACCCTTTTGGTTACGACAATTAGTTATTTAGCCAAGTTGGTGAGCTGTGGAGGAAATGACCCTAATGACTTGGAGGGGCTCTTGTTTATcaactttttattattattaatcttAGTCTGACTTCTTAATTTATCTGTGCCTGAACTCCTAATTAGTATTAAATTTAGTATTAATTATGTATGTGGGTTAAAAAGAATATTTGTTAGTTGATGAACAATGATGAATTTAGTCAATTAGTATTAAATTTAGTCTTTGTAAATTAGATTTCAGTTTATTATTGAATTTTGGTAATGCGTTTACCAAATGATACCATCAGACGAGGCAAATTAAGCAACCTTGGTCCTTGAGTAATCCTTGTAACTATTTAATGAGATTCCGAAACGTTGggcactcaaaaaaaaaaaaaaaaagttatgtttTAATACGAGATGCTCAGTGTTTGAAAGTCTAGAAACTCTTCAATCTTCATATTCTATAGGTATTAAGGACACGAAAAATCAGCTGGTGAAACCCTATCAACTGGTAAAATGTCTACATAACCGTTGTGTACACCTCATCTATACCTTTAATCCTCGCAGTCTCGctggagaatatttttttttaaaaaactaaATAAATCATATGTGGGCAAATAAATAGAAAATTGAGAATGTTCCATCAGAAATGCTCTAATAGGCGGCATAATATATATAGAGAAAAAAAAGATTATATTAAAGTTGTGTAGAAAACTTTGAATAAGTCTTCGAAGATTAGGACTATCTAGTTTGCACTTATTTTTCTGAATAGTTGTTTTACTTTTTCTTATGAGGTTTGTTAGGGTAACAATATGTTTCCTATATATGTTCTCTCTGATTaaacttctaaaaataagaaagtgtTTTGTTTTCTGATACatttcatggtatcagagcatacaccgatcctagaaaagaaaacccaaataaaaaacaATGCCTAAACAAGCTCCTAAAGCCACAACTTCAGAATCCTCAACCATAACAAGCAGTGTTGACACTGCTGTTGTTCATTCTTCTTATCACATAAATGTTCATCGACTGGATGGTACGACTTATCTAGAGTGGGCACAATCTGTCAAACTAGTTGTAGATGGTCGTGGGAAGCTTGGATATCTTACTGGTGATGAGATAAAACCAGTTGAATCTGATCCAAAGTTTAAAACTTGGAGatctgaaaattccttggttacTGGATGGCTTCTCCAATCCATGGAAAGTTCCATCTCAAAACCACATATGTTCATGAGTACTGCTAAAGAGATTTGGGACTCTGTTCATGCAACGTATTCAGATCTAGAAAACTCGTCACAAATATTTGAACTGAAATCAAAGTTATGGAGTACCAAGCAAGGTGAGAGAGACATCACCACATATTTCAATGAGATGGTGGCTTGGTGGCAGGAGTTAGACCAATGTTATGATGATAAATGGGAAAGTCCAAATGATTGTACTCgttttttgaatcgtgaagaaaatGGTCGTGTTTATCTGTTTTTGGCTGGAGTGAACCCAAGTTTAGATGAAGTGAAGGGtagaattttggggaagaagccATTTCCTAAGGTAAGAGAAGTATTTTCAGAGTTGAGACAAGAGCAAGCTAGAAAGCGAGTTATGCTACACACTCCGATTCAATATGAAAGTTCTGCTTTGGTTTCCCATGGACCAGATGGAGATGGAGAAAGGACAAAGAAACCATGGTGTGATCATTGCAAGAAGCCGTGGCATACTCGTGAGAAGTGCTGGAGATTACACCCACACTTGAAGCCTGCAAATCCTAAAAGAAACGTTGGTAGAGCATTGCAAACAACCACATCAGAATCACTAGAGTATCAAGAGAATTCTAGAGCGTCTTCCTTTACAAAGGAACAAGTTGATCAACTTTCTCAACGTCTCCCTACAATTGTTCCAATCTCCTGGTGGTCATACATATGCTAATCCTTCTTGTTCTTTAGCTCATAAAGGTAACATAAGCTGTCATATCTCCTTTAATGTCATCTCTAGTTCCTCTATAAGTTCCAATTATACCTGGATTCTAGATTCTGGAGCAACTGATCACATGAAAAATTGTGCTCAATTGTTTCAATCTTATAGACCATGTGCTGGTAATCAAAAAATCAGAGTTGCAGATGGTTCATTTTCGGCTATAGTCGGTGTTGGATCTGTCCAACTTTCTCCTCAGTTAACTCTTGATAATGTCCTTCATGTTCCTAAATTATCCTGTAATTTACTTTCTATCAGTAAATTCACTCATGAACTCAACTGTTGTGTTCGTTTTTATTCATCTCATTGTGAATTCCAGGATCTGGTCTTGGGGAAGATGATTGGCAATGCTAAAGAGGTTGATGGACTTTATAGATATGTGGATGGTTCGAAACCTGTGTTCCCTGCTCAtagttcttgttttgagtctgtTTCAGTTTCCTTTGATCATGAAACTTTCGACTAGGTCACCCTAGCTTTCATTATCTTAAACGATTGTTTCCAAGTTTGTTCATCAATAAAAAAATTCCAATGTGAATTTTGTACTTTGGCTAAACATCATCGATCTTTTTACCCAATCCAACCATATAAACCTACCACGCCTTTCACTCTAATCCACAGTGATGTTTGGGGACCTTCACAAACTCCAAATATTTCAGGAAAAAGATGGTTTGTTACATTTTTTGATGATCATACTAGACTAGGTTGGGTATTCTTGATGAAAGAAAAATCTGAAGTAACAACAATATTTCAAAACTTCTACAACATGATTCAAACCCAATTCAACACAAACATTAAAATCTTTCGGAGTGACAATGGAAGAGAATTCTTCAATAGTGTTTTAGAGAAATATTTCTTAGAGAAAGGCATTGTTCATCAAAGTTCATGCATCGATACACCTAAACAAAATGGAGTTGTTGAACGAAATAATAAACACCTCTTAGAAGTGTATCGAGCTATTAGGTTCACCAACAATGTTCCAAAATACCCGTGGGGGGATTCTATACTGACAGTTATATATTTGATCAATCGTATGCCATCTAAAGTCCTCAATTTTGAAACACCATTAGCTGTTTTTCATCGTCACTTTCCAAATGATCGATTTTCCAGTGTTTTACCTGTTAAGATTTTTGGTTGTACAGTGTATGTATTTGATAAAGCCAGCAACAAACTTGATCCTAGAGCCAAAAAATGTGTTTTCATAGGATATTCAGCTACTCAAAAGGGTTACAAGTGCTATGACCCTATCTCTAAAAAAACTTATGTATCCTTTGATGTCAAATTCTTTGAATCTCATCCATATTTTAAATCTCATCTTCAGGGAGAGAATATAGGAGAAGATTCGACTTTAGAGGGAACAAAAAATATGAATTCACCAGTAGAATTAACTGAGGGTTTTGAAGATAAGTATGATAATGTAGGTCAATGTTCAAACCTAGATCTCAATTCTGTTGTAAACAGTCATCCAAGTCAGAAAGATCTTCCTAATAGTTCAGAAAATCGTGCAACGGATTCTTCACCTTATCCTGAAATTAATCAGTCAAACACTTCACCAACGCTTGAAAATAGGAGTTTAAGCTTATCCCCTAGTCTGCAAGATCCTATAAATTCTATTATTGAACCAGAACCTTCAACAAAACACTTCAGGAAaatatattcaagaagaaatcctTACAAACAGAAAGAAGACACTATGAACCTCATACATTGCCATGAATCTGAACCAAGGCAAGCTCCAACCACTGTAAGTACTTCTCCATCTCTCTCGAATCAATTATCTCAAGACAATACTCCATCATCTGATTTGAATGTCCCTATTGGCAATAGAAAGGGTACTCGATCTTGTACAAGTCGTCCCTTATATCCTTTATCAAAGTTCGTTTCTTTCGAATGTCTTTCATATTCCTTTTCTTCCTTCACCTCTCATGTGTCATCTGTGGAGATTCCAAAAAATGTGCAGGATGCTCTACTAGTTCCAGAATAGAAAGACGCAACACATGAAGATATGAATGCTCTTGAGAAGAATGGAACATGGGAAAAGGTTGATCTACCAAAGAGAAAATCACTTGTTGGGTGTAAGTGGGTATTCACAATAAAGTACAAGTCTGATGGGAGTCTAGAAAGGTACAAGGAAAGGTTGGTTTCGAAGGGCTTTACACAGACTTACGGCATCGACTACACTGAAACATTCGCTCCTATTGCGAAACTGAATACTGTTCGGGTCCTCTTATCGATTGCTGTCAATCTTGATTGGCCGTTATACCAGCTTGATATCAAGAACGCCTTCTTGAATggtgatcttgaagaagaagtctACATGAAACCACCACCAGGGTTTGAGGAGAAGTTTGGCTCGAAAGTTTGCAAGCTGAAGAAAGCTCTCTACGGACTGAAACAATCTCCTAGGGCTTGGTTCGAAAGGTTTACCCAGGCAGTTAAGAAACAAGGGTATATTCAATCTCAGGGAGATCACACAATGTTTACAAGACACTCGAATGAAGGGAAGGTAGTTGTGTTGATTGTGTATGTTGACGATATCATAGTAACTGGTGATGATGTAAGTGAAATGCAAAGGCTGAAGGAAGGATTATCCAAGGAATTTGAAACCAAGGATTTGGGACCCTTAAAATATTTCCTAGGTATGGAAGTTGCAAGATCAAGTAATGGCATAACAATAACACAACGCAAATATGTGGAGGATCTTCTTCACGAGACTGGTTTGAGTGGCTATAAACCAGTTGACACACCCATTGATGTTAATAACAAACTTGGAGCTCATAGAGAAAGTCAACCTGTGGACACAACTAGGTATCAAAGGTTGGTTGGGAAACTAATTTATTTGTCACATACTCGTCCTGATATTGCTTTCGCTGTTAGTCGAGTAAGCCAATTCATGCACTCTCCACGGAAAGAGCACTTGGATGCAGTTTACCGAATTGTGAGATACTTTAAAGGCTCTCCTGGACGAGGCTTGTTGTTTAAGAAGAATGATCAAAGAAGAATTGAAGCTTTTActgatgcagattgggctggtTCTATTGAAGATAGAAGGTCAACTTCTGGTTATTGCACATATGTGTGGGGGAATTTGGTTACTTGGAGCAGTAAAAAACAAAGTGTGGTTACAAGAAGCGGTGCAGAGGCTGAGTTTAGAGCCATGTCTAATGGAATATGTGAACTAATATGGTTGAAGCGAATTCTTGAAGAATTATCGATGCCTATGAGTAGACCAATGAAGTTGTATTGCGACAACAAGGCAGCTATAAGCATTGCACAGAATCCAGTGCAACATGATAGAACAAAGCACATAGAAATTGACAGACATTTCATAAAGGAAAAAATCGAGAATGGAGTGATCTGTTTACCGTTTATGTCGACTTCTCAACAAACAACAGATATTCTCACAAAGGGATTATTCAAGcctgtttttgagtatttagtgAGCAAGTTGGGCGTGACTGATATCtatgcaccaacttgagggggagtgtagAAAACTTTGAATAAGTCTTCTTAGAAGATTAGGATTATCTAGTTTGCACTTATTTTTCTGAATAGTTGTTTTACTTTTTCTTAGGAAGTCTGTTAGGGTAACAATATGTTGCCTATATATGTTCTCTGTGATTAAACTTCTAAGAATAAGAAAGTGTTTTGTTTTCTGATACCTTTCAAGTTGCATACACGATTTTAACCGAGTACATTTTCTCTATTTCACGTAATTTACAGTTGTACTGACGCGTCTGCTCAGTGATAAGTAGAGTGGTGAAACGGAATGGCACTTTTGTTAGATTGATGCTAAATATACCGCCCATTCGAACAATGTTAAAACCGCTTACTCATAGATAAGTAGGTCTCACCCCTCATGGATTTGCAAGGGTGGCTTTTGGATCCCATTTGTGCAGAGACAGAGGGAGGTGGGTGCAAGTAGGATCTGACGACTTGCACCCACCTCCCTCAAGAAAACAGTTTTATTTTGGACGAGCAAATAAGATGTTTTCTTGCTTATCGAAATTATACATGTGTACATCTGGATGGTTGCGACAAAAGGCAGACAGACTAataaaactgaaaaagaaaaggGATACAAAAAATTTATTTTACTTAAAAAGACAATTCAAAAAGTAATATGCTATCTCTGTTTTTAGAAAAAGAGATATTATCACTGTTTTATTTTAGCCTAAAATTGGGCCAAATTGAAAAGCGataatattatttgttttttaaaaacagaggaAATATATGTTAAATTTAAAGTTTTTCGTAAACCCACTGGAGGGAATATATGTTAAATTTAAAGTTCGCCTTAAACCCACCATTCGCGTACCCGTAAGAAAActcaaaaattgatgaaaaaaACATACAAATATCTTTGTATACAAGTTAACAACACTCCCAGGGGAATGATATGCAACTAAACCAACCTGTGTATTTAGATGTGCCTCAACTCAAAGTATTCACAGAACACAGTCAAGCATAGCAATCAGACTTGCAAATGAGAATGGTTTTCAAACAGGTTCAGCAGGGATACGGTGCGACACAACAGACGACCATAGCAGTAACAGTGGGATTTATAGCAGCAATTGTCTTGGCACAGCAACGAAGAATCAGAGATATTACCGTGGAAATAGAAGACAAGCTAGTTCAAAAGCAGGTGAAGAAGAAACTGCAGAAGATGGAACCAATGTCTGAAAATTTACTTTTAAATTCTGTAATAGACTCTCTAAGTTATTTCAAACAGTTAAAATTGTAGTCTCTTAAAGGCATCCTACAATTATAAAACTTCtagaaatggccaaaaaaatccCTAAACACTTCTGCTGTGGAAGATGAGTGGGAAAGTTTCTTGCCAGAAAACTCTATGTAAATGCCATGTGGAAGTCCTCTTTCACTGGCTAGTTTGTTTTAGTagtctttccaaaaaaaaaaaaaaagaatattcgCGACGGCGGTAAATCACGGCACAGTAACTAGTAAAAACATATAAAAGAAACGGGCAAAATTATGAGCTAAACTCTAGTTGGTTTCTGTTACATGATattttaagaaaaatttataatacAGTGATCGAAATAAAAATGGAAGAAGGAAATGAAGTATCACACACGTTACACGTATGACATTATAAGCTAGTGGTGGTACAACATTACAATGGCTATAAATGTACGGAAGTTACCGGTGGTTTGAGCCCTCAATTTCTGCAGGATCAAAGATGATACCATGAACAAGTTGCGTCCTGCCTAAGAAACTCCTTTGCCTAGTCAAGACTGGTGTGGTAGCTGCAGCAATTGGTTGAGCATTTCTGGGTACAGTAGATTCAGGCGAATGGCC
This genomic stretch from Papaver somniferum cultivar HN1 chromosome 5, ASM357369v1, whole genome shotgun sequence harbors:
- the LOC113281613 gene encoding uncharacterized protein LOC113281613, which encodes MEGRAHKKKGKVHGSSRVDHGIAGIDKKKFGKQNTSPPQTRADKQKGKSHELGTKVRSIGFDYSYEFDHDAYRMDESGNIVPRQTFEENWTIGKYVTDMHGYEIPDDHFMSEDEVSDDGDVACMTNQLSRAKIGKSHVTECISLPPHDPEDVFLLTFDGHRKKEVNGGYGALLRCANGQPVVAVAGGSRRSISAFYHTLEGFLAGLELAVLANVPAVFCACNSHRVFNTLSECFIFNSEGGCRRHPEDSFDLVCQPCLNRNLTIEERVDEGLFYEIVQKIVETGQQYYRDCGILKAYMKELNRPADFLAKLVPTPGEEWKLKPEQFPAALMALVNQHGGGTLLVTTISYLAKLVSCGGNDPNDLEGLLFINFLLLLILV